Part of the Sodalinema gerasimenkoae IPPAS B-353 genome is shown below.
GGGGTTTGAATTCATCAATGCATTGTTCTAGGGCCCCGTTGAAGTCCAGAGGCGGGATGGCCCCGAGGTCAAAAATTCGCTGCTTGATCTCGGGAAACAGTTTATGCAGATGGTCCGCCAAGTAAACCACCCCAATGGGGAAGATGGGGTTACAGGGAAGGCGGACATAAAGGACGCGATCAATGTTCGTCGTCATAAATGATGCTTCATATATCTTTAATTTTCACCATAACACTTGGGCCCAAAGCTTGCTCAAGTCGGCGGTGAGGGGTAACCTGAGCCGGGATTACGGGATAAATAGAAAAAAAACATAAAAATTTCAGCCGAAAGACCCCCACTTAAAATGGGCGTCTCAGGGCGTAAACCCACCTGTTCCCATCCGGGAGGACGCAGGGGAATTGTTTTAGGGCGATCGCTTGAGAATTACGGCCAAGGACGCGAGAAGTTCCTGAATCCTGACGTTTAGGACTCAAGCGGAAAAAATTGATGATCCTCTTTTTAGGGAGTTGGTATTCGCTTTTACAGCTACCTGGGATCGCGAGGTGTTAGTCTTCAGGTATAACAATCGCTTTAGATTTTAACTAGACTAAGACGCTCAAACGTTATGGCTCAAATACTCGATCCCTTACCGAAGGACAGCTCCAACCCGATCCTTTGTTGCTACATCAACGCAACCAGCCAGATCCAAATCGCCCGTATTACCAACATCCAAAACTGGTACTTCGAGCGAGTTGTGTTTCCGGGACAGCGACTTGTGTTTGAGGCCATGCCTCAGGCGCAACTGGAAATTCACACAGGGATGATGGCAAGCGCCATTCTCTCTGACACCATTTCTTGTCAACGGCTAAAAGTGGCTACCGAGCCTGAGATGGATACTGAGTCGGAACAAGAGGTTGACAGTGAAAGTGATTCTACCGCAAAAGGGGATCTCCAGAATGTAAAGAATCATGAAACGCTCCCCCGATCAAGCCCTAGACCGGTGGCTGACGATCACAAGGCCCCGGCCTTGGTTTCCGTAGACTAGGGAGCCATTCTGGAAAGATTGCCATAACCGCTGACTCTAATCCTGGGGGCGATCGCCGCGATTGAGGCGTTTGATCGCCCCCAGTCCTGTCCCAGGCTGCAAGTTCCATGCTTCGTGACGTCGGGGTAGGATCGGAGTCGACATCGTAGCTGAGGAACGCACGCTTGTGGATCTTCCCTCCTTCCTCTGGTTATGGCGCTTTGCCGCTTGGTCTATGGGACTATCCCTGACGGCCTATGGATTATTGGCCATCAGTGGGCTGATTCTGTGGGGCGATCGCCGCCATCAACGGCCCCGTCCCCCCTGGCTGGCCCCAGTTCACCGAACCTTAGGCATTAGCCTCGTGGTCTTGGTGTTATTTTTATTGGCCATCGGTCTCATTGGGACTTTAGGGTATTACGGGAGTCTGGGCCATTCCTGGCATCTCCCGGCTGGAGTGACCGTAGTGCTACTGGTCCTTACCTCCGCCTGGAGTGGCTGGCAGATTCACCCCAAACAGCCCCAAATGCGACGGATTCATATCACCTGTAACCTACTTCTCGCCCTGGGCTTTCTGGCGGTATCGTGGAGTGGTTGGACTGTCGTGCAAAAATATCTGCCTCCCTGACCATGGCCTCCTCTGACCCCTCAATTTTTCGCATTTCTCCCTTAATTCGTATTACCCTCCTGGGATTGTATCTGGCCCTGACCTTGCCCCTGCCGGTTCTCGCCGAGGCCACCAACGCCCCCATTGCCCCGATGTGGTTGTGGCTGGGCCTAGTTTTGGGCTGGCTGGCCCTCTATGGTGCCTTAAGTGAGCGAGTCTTACTGGATGAGGCGGGGATTCGGGTCACCTATCCCCGTTGGTTTGCCTGGCTATTCCGTAAAGGTTGGTTTTTGCCCTGGGATCACGTCAAGGCCTTGAAACCCAAAACCACCGGTCAGGGGGGATTGGTCTATTATTTCCTCAGTCAGACTGGGGAGGGCTATTTACTGCCGATGCGAGTGGCCGGCTTCTCCCGGCTGGTGCAGGCCGTCGAAGCCAAAACGGGGATTGATACCCAGGATGTCCGTCCCCTGGCTCAACCTTGGATGTATCTGATTCTGCTGGGATTGACCCTGCTGTTGGGCTTCGTGGACTTGTGGGCGATCGCCAACAGCGGCAACCTGCCCCCATCATAAACCTGACCTACTCCTGGAGTTCCTCAAGTTGGGCACGAATCTCAGGGTTGTAGAGCCGTAGATAGTTCCAATAGTTGCCCATCACGGAACTAATATAGCCCCGTGTTTCCGGGAAGGGAATTTGTGAGACAAAGACATCGGGATCGCTGAAGCCAAAGCGGGCGATCCAATTATCCACATTGCCAGGGCCCGCATTGTAACTGGCTAAGGCAAACAGCGTATTGTTGTTGTACTCATTGTGAGTGTAGTCGAGATACAGAGTACCTAAACGGATATTATCATCGGGGTCCCTTAAGTCCCGAGGGGCATCTTCATCGGCTTGCGCCGCAATCCACTCTGCGGTTTCGGGCAACACCTGCATCAGTCCGATCGCATTGGCAAACGAGCGAATCCCCGGCATAAACCGAGACTCCTGGCGAATCAGAGCCACCGTCAGCAGCGGATCGAGCTGACGGGCAGCGGACCAGCGTAAAATCGGCTCACGAAACGGAAAGGGATAGAGACTATACCAATAAGCCTGTTCTGCCTTAAAGGCCTCATACTCCTCTAGTTCCTCGGGATCATCGCGCCACCCTAAACTCGACAGTAGAAATAAACTATCAATATAATCCCCAATCACCTGTAGCATGAGTGCCTCAGTGTATTGTTCCGCCACCGTAGGATTCATGGGGTCAGGAAATTCCATTTGCCAACGTCGCCAAGCGGCCTCATCAAAGCCGAGAGCGTAGAGTTCCCCCGTCAGATCAGACCCAGCGGGCAATAACGGCCGTTCAGCCACATGCTCAACATTGGGAGTGAGCGATCGCACCGTAGTAAACGTCCCCACATTCCAACCCAGCAACGAGGCCGCCCGCCAGGCATAATAGGACTCCGGATAGCGTTGTAGCAGAGCCGTAAACGCCGCCTCAGCATCCTCAGGACGGTTCAGTTGTTGGGCCCATTTACCAATCCAGAAGGCGGCTTGAGGGGCATCGCTACTCTGGGGATTCTCCGTAACCAATTGCCGGGCCCAATCCCAGGCCTGACGGAGATTACCCGCTTCAGCGGCCCGTTGCGCATTCTGCCAGCGAATCTCGGCGGCGGTATCCGAGTCACTATATTGCGTCAAGATCGACTGACGAGCCTGTTGGGCCGATTGAGCACTATTGAGTTGTGTCAACACCTGCGATCGCAGCA
Proteins encoded:
- a CDS encoding DUF1830 domain-containing protein; its protein translation is MAQILDPLPKDSSNPILCCYINATSQIQIARITNIQNWYFERVVFPGQRLVFEAMPQAQLEIHTGMMASAILSDTISCQRLKVATEPEMDTESEQEVDSESDSTAKGDLQNVKNHETLPRSSPRPVADDHKAPALVSVD
- a CDS encoding DUF4079 domain-containing protein; the encoded protein is MDLPSFLWLWRFAAWSMGLSLTAYGLLAISGLILWGDRRHQRPRPPWLAPVHRTLGISLVVLVLFLLAIGLIGTLGYYGSLGHSWHLPAGVTVVLLVLTSAWSGWQIHPKQPQMRRIHITCNLLLALGFLAVSWSGWTVVQKYLPP
- a CDS encoding transglycosylase SLT domain-containing protein codes for the protein MQKRLSYRFPVLQLLLLLGLGTVALLAGMFLASRRGPEALPPSADESETVAALSLPESQRQQELQRLAQGPASAERDRAAYSLAVQALETGQAAEALSLLRPLDPQSSHLGGYVLLKQAQAQALAANDSQARGLYEQILSDFPEDPVAAEALYELGRQETAFWDRVLAEFPRHPRAATIALERLENQPNDLNLLRVLSTHLYLSNFTELLDRLVSQHRQVLTPEDWETIGFGYWEKTLYGPAGEAYAQAANTPRNLYRTARGRQLGGDASRARQSYRVLIQAFPEAEETGEGLLRLARLVESPREALPLLDRLMANFPERAPEALLLRSQVLTQLNSAQSAQQARQSILTQYSDSDTAAEIRWQNAQRAAEAGNLRQAWDWARQLVTENPQSSDAPQAAFWIGKWAQQLNRPEDAEAAFTALLQRYPESYYAWRAASLLGWNVGTFTTVRSLTPNVEHVAERPLLPAGSDLTGELYALGFDEAAWRRWQMEFPDPMNPTVAEQYTEALMLQVIGDYIDSLFLLSSLGWRDDPEELEEYEAFKAEQAYWYSLYPFPFREPILRWSAARQLDPLLTVALIRQESRFMPGIRSFANAIGLMQVLPETAEWIAAQADEDAPRDLRDPDDNIRLGTLYLDYTHNEYNNNTLFALASYNAGPGNVDNWIARFGFSDPDVFVSQIPFPETRGYISSVMGNYWNYLRLYNPEIRAQLEELQE